Proteins encoded together in one Desulfovibrio aminophilus DSM 12254 window:
- a CDS encoding ABC transporter permease, whose amino-acid sequence MNLCTIPLRNLRRKPLKNLLLALVLTLGVAAITALFGVSRVVGESLEKKLTAYGANILVTPRSEKLTVSYGGLALGDMLYGLEYLDEAAAQKAIDGLALRENVSVVAPKLVVPAESDGTALAVVGVRFDRERLLKGYWSLTGTWPASDSQILLGSHAAVRLGGAAGPLAPGGAVRISGRDLTVSGVLAETGGDDDNAAFATLPLAQSLAGLPGKANLLEVAALCAGCPIEDIVAQLAAALPHTEVKALRQVVEQRMYSVHFVKNMALAVSLVILLTACAMVAASMLSSVNERVREIGLLRSLGFSRGAVFSLFSFEALLLGLASGLAGHLFGFTATGPILSALHAEGVTPGFSLAALALTAAAISLVSVLSSLFPAWKASRVDPSQALVSL is encoded by the coding sequence ATGAACCTCTGCACCATCCCGCTGCGCAACCTGCGGCGCAAACCGCTCAAGAACCTGCTCCTGGCCCTGGTCCTGACCCTGGGCGTGGCGGCCATCACGGCCCTCTTCGGGGTTTCCCGGGTGGTCGGCGAAAGTCTCGAAAAAAAGCTCACGGCCTACGGCGCGAACATCCTCGTGACCCCGCGATCGGAAAAGCTCACCGTGAGCTACGGCGGCCTGGCCCTGGGCGACATGCTCTACGGCCTGGAGTACCTGGACGAGGCCGCCGCCCAGAAGGCCATCGACGGCCTCGCCCTGCGCGAGAACGTGAGCGTGGTCGCGCCCAAGCTGGTGGTCCCGGCCGAGTCCGACGGCACGGCCCTGGCCGTGGTCGGCGTGCGTTTCGACCGGGAGCGGCTGCTCAAGGGCTACTGGAGCCTGACCGGGACTTGGCCCGCCTCGGACTCCCAGATCCTGCTCGGCTCCCATGCGGCCGTCCGCCTGGGCGGAGCCGCCGGGCCCCTGGCCCCGGGCGGCGCGGTGCGCATATCCGGCCGCGACCTGACCGTGTCCGGCGTGCTGGCCGAAACCGGCGGGGACGACGACAACGCGGCCTTCGCCACCCTGCCCCTGGCCCAGTCCCTGGCCGGGCTGCCGGGCAAGGCCAACCTCCTGGAGGTGGCCGCGCTCTGCGCCGGGTGCCCCATCGAGGACATCGTGGCCCAGCTCGCCGCCGCCCTGCCCCACACCGAGGTCAAGGCCCTGCGCCAGGTGGTGGAGCAGCGCATGTATTCCGTGCACTTCGTGAAGAACATGGCCCTGGCGGTGAGCTTGGTCATCCTGCTCACGGCCTGCGCCATGGTCGCGGCCAGCATGCTCTCCTCGGTCAACGAGCGGGTGCGCGAGATCGGCCTGCTGCGCTCCCTGGGTTTCTCCCGGGGGGCGGTGTTCTCCCTGTTCAGCTTCGAGGCCCTGCTCCTGGGCCTGGCCTCGGGACTGGCGGGCCACCTGTTCGGCTTCACGGCCACCGGGCCGATCCTCTCGGCCCTGCACGCCGAGGGCGTGACCCCGGGCTTCAGCCTCGCGGCCCTGGCCCTGACCGCGGCGGCCATCTCCCTGGTCAGCGTGCTTTCGTCCCTCTTCCCGGCCTGGAAGGCGTCGCGCGTGGACCCCTCCCAGGCCCTGGTGTCCCTCTAG
- a CDS encoding ABC transporter ATP-binding protein, producing the protein MLRAIDIAKTFRSGGLDAPALRGVSLDVPEGRFIAVVGRSGSGKSTLLNVLSTLTRPDAGGLTWRGADLADLPESAIDALRRRDFAVIFQQHHLLPYLTALENTLLPFMTGFRSVSGAQRDRARACLARVGLSGKEDRLPGALSGGEQQRVAIARALVKDARVLFADEPTGSLDKATGRGVMELLRALADGGLAVVMVTHDQEWAALADEIVFMEDGRLRRTLEDG; encoded by the coding sequence GTGCTCCGCGCCATCGACATCGCCAAGACCTTCCGCTCCGGCGGGCTGGACGCCCCGGCCCTGCGCGGGGTCTCCCTGGACGTGCCCGAGGGCCGCTTCATCGCCGTGGTGGGCCGCTCCGGCTCGGGCAAGTCCACCCTGCTCAACGTGCTCTCCACCCTGACCCGGCCCGACGCGGGCGGCCTCACCTGGCGCGGCGCGGACCTCGCCGACCTGCCGGAATCCGCCATCGACGCCCTGCGCCGCCGCGACTTCGCCGTGATCTTCCAGCAGCACCACCTCCTGCCCTACCTCACGGCCCTGGAGAACACCCTCCTGCCGTTCATGACCGGCTTCCGTTCCGTGAGCGGAGCCCAGCGCGACCGCGCCCGGGCCTGTCTGGCGCGGGTCGGGCTCTCCGGCAAGGAGGACCGCCTGCCCGGAGCGCTCTCCGGCGGGGAGCAGCAGCGCGTGGCCATCGCCCGGGCCCTGGTCAAGGACGCCCGGGTGCTCTTCGCGGACGAGCCCACCGGCAGCCTGGACAAGGCCACCGGCCGGGGCGTCATGGAGCTCCTGCGCGCCCTGGCCGACGGAGGGCTGGCCGTGGTCATGGTCACCCACGACCAGGAATGGGCCGCCCTGGCCGACGAAATCGTCTTCATGGAAGACGGACGGCTTCGCCGCACTTTAGAAGACGGTTGA
- a CDS encoding periplasmic heavy metal sensor: MKTATRSAWYVGLALSMVLGLAAASYAFGGPGHGMYGRGPGYGMMDQYTQLTPEKRAAVDKLFAEHRKAVQPLRDELFVKQAELDAVERQQSPDLNAVRTLAKDITTLRGKLFDQGEAFRAKVEKETGIEMGPGRGYGMGYGRGSGMGYGHGYGHGYGMGAGGGCGRW; the protein is encoded by the coding sequence ATGAAGACCGCCACCCGTTCCGCCTGGTACGTGGGTTTGGCCCTGAGCATGGTGCTCGGCCTGGCCGCCGCTTCCTACGCCTTCGGAGGCCCTGGACACGGCATGTACGGAAGAGGCCCCGGCTACGGCATGATGGACCAGTACACACAGCTCACCCCCGAGAAGCGAGCCGCCGTGGACAAGCTCTTCGCCGAGCACCGCAAGGCCGTGCAGCCCCTGCGCGACGAACTCTTCGTCAAGCAGGCCGAGCTGGACGCCGTTGAGCGTCAGCAGAGCCCGGACCTGAACGCCGTGCGCACCCTGGCCAAGGACATCACCACCCTGCGCGGCAAGCTCTTCGACCAGGGCGAGGCCTTCCGGGCCAAGGTCGAGAAGGAGACCGGCATCGAGATGGGCCCCGGCCGCGGCTACGGCATGGGTTACGGTCGCGGCTCCGGCATGGGCTACGGCCACGGCTACGGCCACGGTTACGGCATGGGCGCCGGCGGCGGTTGCGGCCGCTGGTAG
- a CDS encoding LemA family protein, which yields MTILYILLGATGLVLLWLVFVYNRLVRGRNMVREAWSGIDVQLKRRADLIPNLVETVKGYAGHEQAALARVTELRAKSLSGGGAAEQGRVQAELGRALTGLFAVAEAYPELKADASFRQLQGELTNVEEHVQLARRYYNGAARDLNIAVESFPNNLVAGAFGFQTVEYFELEDAADRAVPDVSFK from the coding sequence ATGACCATCCTGTATATCCTGCTGGGCGCCACCGGCCTGGTGCTGCTCTGGCTCGTGTTCGTCTACAACCGGCTCGTGCGCGGCCGGAACATGGTCCGCGAGGCCTGGAGCGGCATCGACGTGCAGCTCAAGCGGCGCGCGGACCTCATTCCCAACCTCGTGGAGACGGTCAAGGGCTACGCCGGGCACGAGCAGGCCGCCCTGGCCCGGGTCACGGAACTGCGCGCCAAAAGCCTTTCCGGCGGCGGCGCGGCCGAGCAGGGCCGCGTGCAGGCCGAGCTGGGCCGGGCCCTCACCGGGCTCTTCGCCGTGGCCGAGGCCTACCCCGAGCTCAAGGCCGACGCCTCCTTCCGCCAGCTCCAGGGCGAGCTGACCAACGTGGAGGAGCATGTCCAGCTGGCCCGGCGCTACTACAACGGCGCGGCCCGCGACCTGAACATCGCCGTGGAGTCCTTCCCCAACAACCTCGTGGCCGGGGCCTTCGGCTTCCAGACCGTGGAATATTTCGAGCTGGAGGACGCGGCCGACCGCGCGGTCCCGGACGTGTCCTTCAAGTAG
- a CDS encoding DUF169 domain-containing protein, producing the protein MNDLRERLDGLLEALGGAEEPVGVFYSDREPALGFAPKPGPPISAELEQAGAIDFKAVFENFSCVLGNVWMSRKKGLPAWLTAERYGCPGASFHCGFHAPQLEFIARYVSTGAPQAAPGERYLPSPEAVRGYFDALSPRPAPARVCVFKPLSLLEPGEEPEVVVFFARGEVLGGLCQLACFATGDVEAVALPFGAGCASILAWPLRYLEQGRERAVVGGPDPSCRKFLKVDELTFAAPWSLFRKMLDAWPDSFLAHQSWEGPRKKALRSRRTWGEDGTEAARA; encoded by the coding sequence ATGAACGACCTGCGCGAACGGCTCGACGGACTGCTGGAGGCCCTGGGCGGGGCCGAGGAGCCCGTCGGCGTGTTCTACTCCGACCGCGAACCGGCCCTGGGTTTCGCGCCCAAGCCCGGCCCGCCCATCTCCGCCGAGCTGGAACAGGCCGGGGCCATCGACTTCAAGGCCGTGTTCGAGAATTTCTCCTGCGTCCTGGGCAATGTCTGGATGTCCCGCAAGAAGGGCCTGCCCGCCTGGCTCACGGCCGAGCGCTACGGTTGTCCCGGGGCCTCGTTCCACTGCGGCTTCCATGCGCCCCAACTGGAATTCATCGCCCGCTACGTGTCCACGGGCGCGCCCCAGGCGGCCCCCGGCGAACGCTACCTGCCCTCGCCCGAGGCCGTGCGCGGCTACTTCGACGCCCTCTCGCCCCGGCCCGCGCCCGCCCGCGTCTGCGTGTTCAAGCCCCTGTCCCTGCTGGAGCCCGGCGAGGAGCCCGAGGTGGTCGTCTTCTTCGCCCGGGGCGAGGTGCTCGGCGGTCTCTGCCAACTGGCCTGCTTCGCCACCGGCGACGTGGAGGCCGTGGCCCTGCCCTTCGGCGCGGGCTGCGCGAGCATCCTGGCCTGGCCCCTGCGCTACCTGGAGCAGGGCCGCGAGCGCGCGGTGGTCGGCGGCCCGGACCCGTCCTGCCGCAAGTTCCTCAAGGTGGACGAGCTGACCTTCGCCGCGCCCTGGTCCCTGTTCCGCAAGATGCTCGACGCCTGGCCCGACTCCTTCCTGGCCCACCAGTCCTGGGAGGGACCGCGCAAGAAGGCCCTGCGCAGCCGCCGGACCTGGGGCGAGGACGGGACGGAGGCGGCGCGCGCCTGA
- a CDS encoding DUF2207 domain-containing protein, whose protein sequence is MRRVLFLSLAALAALSLSLLHALPAHAEEAILSYESRVRVLENGSLDVTETLRVRVEGERIRHGIYRDFPTDYAGPRGRAARVGFAVKSAERDGRPESWHEERIPGGRRVYLGSKDTLVKRGTRVWVLRYVTDRQIGFFKEYDEIYWNVTGNGWLFPILSARAVVEPPAGAEILDAQAYTGPEGSTAQDARVGLEPGRAVFETLRPLPPGEGLTVTTAWPKGFVAEPTTREQVRDLLAADASAGAALAGFVAVLIYYLMAWNMVGRDPAKGPIAPLFEPPAGLSPAACRVLWRMGCDRACLAVTVLSLAAKKALSIDGPAPWSLVRSPDTPADLPPEERAVLDRLFLSGPGPLALGGQNADVRGAEAVLRSQLSRVSARLGFRENRRWLLPGLGLTLATLAAVILFLPAAEERIQAGFLALWLGGWTAGVWTLTLRARDAFRVGFLKGLPVLLFALPFWTGELIGLGILARAAGLPTALVFLAAVCLNVLFAHLLKAPSVAGRKLMDGIEGFRLFLSVAEQHRLEALNPPDLTPEVFEKYLPHALALDVENEWAERFADRLRAAGRNPADYSPTWAGSHWRGGPGGLSRDLSSSLGPALSASAASRSSAPGSRSGSFGGGRSGGGGGGGGGGGW, encoded by the coding sequence GTGCGGCGCGTCCTGTTCCTCTCCCTCGCCGCCCTGGCGGCCCTCTCCCTGTCTTTGCTTCACGCGCTCCCGGCCCACGCCGAGGAGGCCATCCTCTCCTACGAGAGCCGGGTCCGTGTCCTGGAGAACGGTTCCCTGGACGTCACCGAGACCCTGCGCGTGCGCGTCGAGGGCGAGCGCATCCGCCACGGGATCTACCGCGACTTTCCCACGGACTACGCCGGTCCACGGGGCCGGGCGGCGCGGGTGGGCTTCGCGGTCAAATCCGCCGAGCGCGACGGGCGGCCCGAGTCCTGGCATGAAGAGCGCATCCCCGGCGGCCGCCGCGTGTACCTGGGCTCCAAGGACACCCTGGTCAAACGCGGCACACGCGTCTGGGTGCTGCGCTACGTCACCGACCGCCAGATCGGCTTCTTCAAGGAATACGACGAGATCTACTGGAACGTCACCGGCAACGGCTGGCTCTTCCCGATCCTCTCGGCCCGGGCCGTGGTGGAGCCGCCCGCCGGGGCGGAAATCCTCGACGCCCAGGCCTACACCGGCCCCGAGGGCTCCACGGCACAGGACGCCCGCGTGGGTCTCGAGCCCGGCCGGGCGGTCTTCGAAACCCTCCGCCCCCTGCCGCCGGGCGAGGGCCTGACCGTGACCACGGCCTGGCCCAAGGGTTTCGTCGCCGAACCCACGACCCGTGAACAGGTCCGCGACCTGCTGGCCGCCGACGCCTCGGCGGGCGCCGCCCTGGCCGGATTCGTCGCGGTGCTCATCTACTATCTCATGGCCTGGAACATGGTCGGCCGCGACCCGGCCAAAGGCCCCATCGCGCCGCTCTTCGAGCCCCCGGCCGGGCTCTCCCCGGCGGCCTGCCGCGTGCTCTGGCGCATGGGCTGCGACCGCGCCTGTCTGGCGGTCACGGTGCTCTCGCTGGCGGCGAAAAAGGCCCTGAGCATCGACGGCCCGGCCCCCTGGTCCCTGGTCCGCTCCCCCGACACGCCCGCCGACCTGCCCCCCGAGGAACGCGCCGTGCTCGACCGGCTCTTCCTAAGCGGCCCCGGCCCTCTGGCCCTGGGCGGCCAGAACGCCGACGTGCGCGGGGCCGAGGCCGTCCTGCGCTCCCAGCTGTCCCGCGTCTCCGCCCGCCTGGGGTTCCGCGAGAATCGCCGCTGGCTCCTGCCCGGCCTGGGGCTGACCCTGGCGACCCTGGCGGCCGTGATCCTGTTCCTGCCCGCGGCCGAGGAACGCATCCAGGCCGGATTCCTGGCCCTCTGGCTGGGCGGCTGGACCGCCGGGGTCTGGACCCTCACCCTGCGCGCCCGCGACGCCTTCCGCGTCGGCTTCCTCAAGGGGCTGCCCGTGCTGCTCTTCGCCCTGCCCTTCTGGACCGGGGAGCTGATCGGCCTCGGCATCCTGGCCCGGGCCGCCGGACTCCCCACGGCCCTCGTCTTCCTGGCCGCCGTCTGCCTGAACGTGCTCTTCGCCCATCTGCTCAAGGCCCCCAGCGTGGCGGGCCGCAAGCTCATGGACGGCATCGAGGGCTTCCGGCTCTTCCTCTCCGTGGCCGAGCAGCACCGTCTGGAGGCGCTCAATCCCCCGGACCTGACCCCGGAAGTGTTCGAGAAGTATCTGCCCCACGCCCTGGCCCTGGACGTGGAAAACGAGTGGGCCGAGCGCTTCGCCGACCGCCTGCGCGCCGCCGGGCGGAACCCGGCCGACTACTCGCCCACCTGGGCCGGAAGCCACTGGCGCGGCGGACCGGGCGGACTCTCCCGCGACCTCTCCTCCTCCCTGGGCCCGGCCCTCTCGGCCTCGGCCGCGTCGCGAAGCTCGGCCCCGGGCTCACGCTCCGGCTCCTTCGGCGGCGGCCGCTCCGGCGGCGGTGGTGGCGGTGGCGGTGGCGGCGGCTGGTAG
- a CDS encoding RsbRD N-terminal domain-containing protein: MARTEDQRRLPLLEQLASQEEPLVTRWVELIFGTYPAETQKVWKANRDLFENPVGQAIRATAAEVFSLLLSWEDADALCAALDRLVKIRAVQDFAPSEALSFVFLLKKALREALADELSAQGRLAELLAFETRVDNMALLAFDVYFRDRKQIYELRVKEIKLAHRNIMRKAGLVLDVAAEEAVKA, translated from the coding sequence ATGGCACGGACCGAGGATCAACGGCGTTTGCCCCTCCTGGAGCAGCTCGCATCCCAGGAGGAGCCGCTGGTGACCCGCTGGGTGGAGCTTATTTTCGGCACCTACCCGGCGGAGACGCAGAAGGTCTGGAAGGCCAACCGGGATCTCTTCGAGAATCCGGTGGGCCAGGCCATCCGGGCGACCGCGGCCGAGGTCTTCTCCCTGCTTCTGTCCTGGGAGGACGCCGACGCCCTGTGCGCCGCGCTGGACCGTCTGGTGAAGATCCGGGCGGTGCAGGATTTCGCGCCGTCGGAAGCCTTGAGTTTCGTTTTTCTGTTGAAGAAGGCCCTGCGCGAGGCCCTGGCCGACGAACTGTCGGCCCAGGGGCGGCTGGCCGAGCTTCTGGCCTTCGAGACCCGGGTGGACAACATGGCCCTGCTGGCCTTCGACGTCTACTTCCGGGACCGCAAGCAGATCTATGAGCTGCGGGTGAAGGAGATCAAGCTCGCCCACCGCAACATCATGCGCAAGGCGGGTCTCGTGCTGGACGTCGCGGCCGAAGAGGCCGTCAAGGCATAA
- a CDS encoding DUF2318 domain-containing protein — MTKRFLLRFTLLLLILGMAGVAHAFFGLFETGPRMVQPDNGVVRLSLDQFRDGAARRYALNLDGKNVPFFVVQSRDGVTRAAFDACDVCYAERKGYSQDGEHMVCNNCGQRFHIARINEVKGGCNPAPLHRTVEGGDLVIRVADIAAGAGYF, encoded by the coding sequence ATGACCAAACGTTTTCTCCTCCGCTTCACCCTGCTCCTGCTCATCCTCGGGATGGCGGGCGTGGCCCACGCCTTTTTCGGCCTCTTCGAAACCGGCCCGCGCATGGTCCAGCCCGACAACGGCGTGGTGCGCCTGTCCCTGGACCAGTTCCGAGACGGCGCGGCCCGTCGCTACGCCCTGAACCTGGACGGCAAGAACGTGCCCTTCTTCGTGGTCCAGAGCCGCGACGGCGTGACCCGGGCGGCCTTCGACGCCTGCGACGTGTGCTACGCCGAGCGCAAGGGCTATTCCCAGGACGGCGAACACATGGTCTGCAACAACTGCGGCCAACGCTTCCACATCGCGCGCATCAACGAGGTCAAGGGCGGCTGCAATCCCGCGCCCCTGCACCGGACGGTGGAGGGCGGCGATCTGGTCATCAGGGTCGCGGACATCGCCGCCGGAGCCGGATACTTCTAG
- a CDS encoding MarR family winged helix-turn-helix transcriptional regulator, translating to MQPTASLTPLSRLTLLVFRAQQAITRDGDRLAAPWGVTAAQWKALGAVSLAEGSATAAAVGRRMGMSRQAAAKQARILAERGLLERRENPADARAPVYSLTPLGRATLEEIGAVWSRRGTTLAKGLDDAGLDGACGVLENLLDRLEGPPGPPTGWT from the coding sequence ATGCAACCGACGGCATCCCTCACCCCGCTGTCGCGGCTGACCCTGCTGGTCTTCCGGGCGCAGCAGGCCATCACCCGCGACGGCGACCGGCTGGCCGCGCCCTGGGGCGTCACGGCCGCGCAATGGAAGGCGCTTGGCGCGGTGAGCCTGGCCGAAGGTTCCGCCACGGCGGCGGCAGTGGGGCGGCGCATGGGCATGAGCCGCCAGGCCGCGGCCAAGCAGGCCCGAATCCTCGCGGAGCGCGGCCTGCTGGAGCGCCGGGAGAACCCGGCGGACGCCCGGGCCCCGGTCTATTCCCTGACTCCGCTGGGCCGGGCGACCCTGGAGGAGATCGGCGCGGTCTGGTCCCGGCGCGGCACGACCCTGGCCAAGGGCCTTGACGACGCGGGCCTGGACGGGGCCTGCGGAGTGCTGGAGAACCTGCTGGACCGACTGGAGGGGCCGCCGGGCCCGCCCACGGGCTGGACCTGA
- a CDS encoding radical SAM protein, whose product MYRYVFGPVLSGRLGRSLGLDLLGSKVCSMDCVYCEVGPTTIRTRERKPWAAPRDILAELRSWKAEGFDDPDVVTLGGSGEPTLNSGLPEIIAGCRSILPGVPVAVLTNSSLLPDPLVRRELGAADMILPSLDSLVEEEFQAVNRPHRSLRLAEIARGIQDLRREFPGRLCLEVLLVKGYNDSGKNLDLLRDYCAELKPERVDVVTLSRPGTLDSAEAVDSHTLGLWRKALGTQAAPSSPGAKASASARLTENRLCEALAASLARRPQTLAQLAGALGADPGVVRKALERMVRERELDAIESDGQIFYSRPGVAPFGGL is encoded by the coding sequence ATGTACCGCTACGTATTCGGACCCGTTCTCTCCGGCCGCCTGGGCCGTTCGCTGGGCCTGGACCTCCTGGGGTCCAAGGTCTGCTCCATGGACTGCGTCTACTGCGAGGTCGGCCCCACGACCATCCGCACCCGCGAACGCAAGCCCTGGGCCGCGCCCCGGGACATCCTGGCCGAACTCCGCTCCTGGAAGGCCGAGGGCTTCGACGACCCCGACGTGGTCACGCTCGGCGGCTCGGGCGAGCCCACGCTCAACTCCGGGCTGCCCGAGATCATCGCGGGTTGCCGGAGCATCCTGCCCGGCGTGCCCGTGGCCGTGCTGACCAACTCCAGCCTGCTGCCCGACCCGCTCGTGCGCCGGGAATTGGGCGCGGCGGACATGATCCTGCCCTCCCTGGACAGTCTGGTGGAGGAGGAGTTCCAGGCCGTGAACCGGCCGCACCGGTCCCTGCGCCTGGCCGAGATCGCCCGGGGCATCCAGGATCTGCGTCGGGAGTTCCCCGGACGCCTCTGCCTGGAGGTGCTTCTGGTCAAGGGCTACAACGATTCCGGGAAGAATCTCGACCTGCTGCGGGACTACTGCGCGGAGCTGAAGCCCGAACGGGTGGACGTGGTGACCCTGTCCCGGCCCGGCACCCTGGACTCGGCCGAGGCCGTGGACAGCCACACCCTGGGACTCTGGCGCAAGGCCCTGGGGACGCAGGCCGCGCCTTCCAGCCCGGGCGCCAAGGCGTCGGCCTCGGCCCGGCTCACGGAGAACCGCCTGTGCGAGGCGCTCGCCGCCAGCCTGGCCCGTCGGCCGCAGACCCTGGCCCAGTTGGCCGGGGCCCTGGGCGCGGACCCGGGCGTGGTGCGCAAGGCCCTGGAACGCATGGTCCGCGAACGCGAGCTGGACGCGATCGAGTCCGACGGCCAGATCTTCTACTCCCGCCCCGGCGTCGCCCCCTTCGGGGGATTATAG
- the dsrM gene encoding sulfate reduction electron transfer complex DsrMKJOP subunit DsrM has protein sequence MNALYSLVFVFALVLIPLIGVGAAKLNVFFGICIPSTALLVFLAGFVWKVYGWAKRPVPFRIPTTGGQQEPYDPTLFKQNKWDNPSTGPQTFMRMLLEVLCFRSLFRNTAVKLDVKNNVVAYASSKWLWLFAIFFHYSFFIIVARHMRLFLASVPLPIEWLEFGDGIMQIGIPRMYMSDILILAGLFFLLARRLADPKIRYISLVNDFFPLFLLLGISLSGIYMRYFAKVDVVAIKELVVSALQFNYKIPAGIDNSFYVHLFLVSVLLAYFPFSKLMHAGGVFLSPTRNLPNDTRMKHHENPWNDKGIMPHSYEHYEDDFREPMYEAGLPLEKLPEGAEEEAKA, from the coding sequence ATGAATGCATTGTACTCGCTGGTTTTCGTCTTTGCCTTGGTGCTGATCCCGTTGATCGGGGTCGGGGCGGCAAAGCTGAACGTCTTCTTCGGCATTTGCATCCCCTCGACGGCGCTCCTCGTCTTTTTGGCGGGGTTCGTCTGGAAGGTGTATGGCTGGGCCAAACGCCCGGTGCCGTTCCGCATCCCCACCACCGGCGGCCAGCAGGAACCCTATGACCCCACGCTGTTCAAGCAGAACAAGTGGGACAACCCCTCCACGGGTCCGCAGACGTTCATGCGGATGCTCCTGGAGGTGCTCTGCTTCCGTTCGCTGTTCCGCAACACGGCCGTGAAGCTGGACGTGAAGAACAACGTCGTGGCCTACGCCTCTTCCAAGTGGCTCTGGCTCTTCGCCATCTTCTTCCACTACTCCTTCTTCATCATCGTGGCCCGGCACATGCGACTGTTCCTGGCCTCCGTGCCGCTGCCCATCGAGTGGCTGGAGTTCGGCGACGGCATCATGCAGATCGGCATTCCCCGGATGTACATGAGCGACATCCTCATCCTGGCCGGCCTGTTCTTTCTCCTGGCCCGCCGCCTGGCCGATCCGAAGATCCGCTACATCTCCCTGGTCAACGACTTCTTCCCGCTGTTCCTGCTCCTGGGCATCTCGCTCTCGGGCATCTACATGCGCTACTTCGCCAAGGTCGACGTCGTGGCCATCAAGGAGCTGGTGGTCAGCGCCCTGCAGTTCAACTACAAGATTCCCGCGGGCATCGACAACAGCTTCTACGTCCATCTCTTCCTGGTGAGCGTGCTGCTGGCTTACTTCCCCTTCTCCAAGCTCATGCACGCGGGCGGCGTCTTCCTCTCGCCCACGCGCAACCTGCCCAACGACACGCGCATGAAGCACCACGAGAATCCCTGGAACGACAAGGGCATCATGCCGCACAGCTACGAACACTACGAGGACGACTTCCGCGAGCCCATGTACGAGGCCGGCCTGCCCCTGGAGAAGCTGCCCGAGGGCGCCGAGGAAGAGGCCAAGGCTTAA